One Methylomonas sp. LL1 DNA window includes the following coding sequences:
- a CDS encoding DUF6794 domain-containing protein: MYKNWSTENLAILKPPATIDEAVDRLLLILTYEDRLAIAGMQQGDLIDLHFTLGLSIRNAFGLYEPGNPLLAACGFVDPDDASHMIIVELWNRLNQMNA, encoded by the coding sequence TTGTACAAAAATTGGTCAACAGAAAATCTAGCCATCCTAAAGCCACCCGCAACCATAGATGAAGCCGTTGATCGTCTTTTATTGATTCTAACATACGAAGATCGACTGGCAATCGCCGGCATGCAGCAAGGCGATCTGATAGATTTGCACTTTACGCTTGGCTTGTCGATCCGCAATGCTTTTGGATTGTATGAACCTGGCAACCCTTTGCTGGCCGCTTGCGGATTTGTTGATCCCGACGATGCATCTCATATGATAATCGTCGAACTGTGGAACAGGTTAAACCAAATGAATGCTTAG
- a CDS encoding STAS/SEC14 domain-containing protein, which translates to MIHSELLRDRGILIITPEGPLQQSDFETLAEIVDPFIETQGELHGLLIYTEKFPGWSDFAALLAHMKFVKDHHQHVAKIAAVTDSGFLTIMPSIVGHFVHAQVRHFVYGDKQRALEWLQSTE; encoded by the coding sequence ATGATTCATTCAGAACTGCTGCGCGATCGGGGTATCCTAATCATTACACCCGAAGGCCCTCTTCAACAATCGGATTTCGAGACTTTAGCCGAAATCGTTGATCCATTTATCGAGACTCAAGGTGAACTGCATGGCCTGCTTATCTATACTGAAAAATTTCCAGGCTGGTCAGATTTTGCCGCATTATTAGCGCACATGAAATTCGTCAAAGACCATCACCAACATGTTGCCAAAATCGCGGCGGTAACAGACAGTGGGTTTCTGACAATTATGCCCAGCATTGTAGGTCATTTTGTTCATGCTCAAGTGCGGCATTTTGTATACGGCGATAAACAACGTGCTTTGGAGTGGTTGCAAAGCACGGAATGA